In a genomic window of Candidatus Cloacimonadota bacterium:
- a CDS encoding SLBB domain-containing protein: MKHLFVIIMSFILLSTACLAQDSPPITPSTSSSAYSYSGTMGDEEQLRIYTQIWGQVRKPGFYLVPDDTDLLTLLSLAGGPTEDAKLSKIRIVRPSQENQQGEVIWINLKKYLDTGNYDIVPVLKAGDTIVVSGTVFYGMERVADFLAKFATVLSIYNLYLTIQSK; encoded by the coding sequence ATGAAACACCTTTTTGTAATAATAATGAGTTTTATTCTCTTAAGTACTGCCTGCCTTGCTCAGGACAGTCCACCGATCACTCCGTCGACCAGTAGTTCTGCGTATTCATACTCAGGAACTATGGGAGATGAAGAACAGTTGAGAATTTATACACAAATTTGGGGTCAGGTGCGCAAACCCGGTTTTTATCTTGTCCCTGATGACACAGATCTTTTAACGCTGCTGTCACTTGCGGGTGGACCTACAGAAGACGCCAAACTTTCCAAAATAAGGATTGTTCGACCCAGCCAGGAAAACCAGCAAGGTGAGGTGATCTGGATTAACCTTAAGAAATATCTTGATACTGGCAATTATGATATCGTGCCTGTGCTGAAAGCAGGAGATACCATAGTCGTATCCGGAACAGTATTTTATGGGATGGAGCGAGTCGCAGACTTTCTTGCAAAATTCGCAACTGTACTGAGTATTTATAATCTTTATTTAACCATTCAATCAAAATAG
- a CDS encoding polysaccharide biosynthesis tyrosine autokinase, translating to MMQFPEQEQEQEIKLRDYYRIILRHIKLIIIIFFVVMAATIYYTARAPRIYESSGKILLELNKQTDLFFSTGGFGRNDVNNQMEVIKSPSVMENAVSKLQRNPIAENFPILSSDVPQKELTKNIEVSAERETDIVDVSFKSTSPEEAQAAVNSVMDSYQEESLKYARAEVTSVREFLEKQLDVTSKKLAISEEDLRAYKIANEVFALSEETKEMITNMVEFEAQLSSAQTELQVVENKLNYLKSELTKIDEALGEEMESISSPVSEQLRQKLIENESRLAILMTKEGYTENHPQLVSLRSEIENIKRQMKAEIDKILEVNKYSFNPLDRRQELFVDIINTEVEFQTATAKVNGLETVVEEYSVRMSGLPDAELELARLERSKAINEEVYSMLVQRYEEAKISEEGKLSNIRIINQASLPKSPVSPKVKMNILIGLLLGLGLGIGAAFLLESLNTKINNLSDVERYVKLPILGTIPDIPLDEKQLADIEDMMSKIKDQEKLKELTTTQRQMVARLVPHYSPKSPIAEAYRTFRTNAVSLPSKVPGSGRIFLVTSSGPKEGKSTSSSNLAITLSQMRSKTVLIDCDMRRPMVHNLFMVSRENGLSLYLTKDDIDIHDIIKPSGMDNLDIITAGHVPPNPSELLSSRKMDELFAKLREEYDYVIVDSPPIIAVTDALILAKKVDQLVLVIRINSTEREIIEQAKNLLRNIDTQAAGVVVNGIEVKKYYSGYKYYYYYYYYYYADDEKGAKKKKRKSKGHTRLTSKA from the coding sequence ATGATGCAATTCCCCGAACAAGAGCAAGAACAAGAGATTAAACTACGAGATTATTATAGAATAATTCTTCGTCATATAAAGCTCATTATAATCATCTTTTTTGTGGTCATGGCAGCTACGATTTATTACACTGCTCGTGCACCAAGAATCTACGAAAGCAGCGGAAAAATACTACTAGAGCTCAACAAACAAACCGACCTTTTTTTTAGTACTGGTGGTTTTGGACGCAATGACGTTAACAACCAGATGGAAGTTATTAAAAGCCCCTCGGTCATGGAAAACGCTGTCTCAAAGCTTCAAAGAAATCCTATCGCTGAGAATTTCCCTATTCTTTCTTCCGATGTACCCCAAAAAGAATTAACAAAAAATATCGAAGTATCCGCAGAGCGTGAAACGGATATTGTCGATGTGTCATTTAAATCAACAAGCCCAGAAGAAGCTCAAGCAGCAGTCAATTCTGTTATGGATAGCTATCAGGAAGAGAGTTTGAAATATGCCCGTGCAGAAGTAACTAGTGTCCGAGAATTCCTTGAAAAGCAACTTGATGTCACATCAAAGAAACTTGCCATTTCTGAAGAAGATCTTCGGGCATATAAAATAGCAAATGAAGTATTTGCTCTTTCCGAAGAAACTAAAGAGATGATCACAAACATGGTTGAGTTTGAAGCACAACTCAGTTCTGCACAAACAGAGTTGCAGGTTGTGGAAAACAAACTCAATTATCTAAAAAGCGAACTAACAAAGATCGACGAAGCCCTCGGCGAAGAAATGGAATCAATCTCTTCCCCGGTTTCAGAACAGTTGCGTCAAAAACTCATTGAAAATGAAAGCAGGCTTGCGATCCTCATGACAAAAGAGGGATATACGGAAAACCACCCTCAGCTCGTATCTCTGAGAAGTGAAATCGAGAATATTAAGCGCCAGATGAAGGCAGAAATCGATAAAATTTTAGAAGTGAACAAATACTCCTTTAATCCCCTTGACAGACGTCAGGAGCTTTTTGTTGATATTATTAATACAGAAGTTGAATTCCAAACCGCAACAGCTAAAGTAAATGGTCTCGAAACGGTCGTAGAAGAATACTCTGTAAGAATGTCTGGTCTTCCAGACGCCGAGCTGGAACTTGCACGATTGGAACGCTCTAAAGCAATCAATGAAGAAGTCTATAGCATGCTTGTTCAGCGATATGAAGAGGCAAAAATTTCAGAAGAGGGAAAACTGAGTAATATTCGTATTATCAATCAGGCTAGTTTACCCAAATCTCCAGTCTCACCGAAAGTAAAAATGAATATCCTTATAGGATTGCTTCTCGGACTTGGTCTGGGTATCGGTGCAGCATTCCTTCTTGAATCTCTTAATACGAAGATCAATAATCTCTCTGATGTTGAGCGATATGTTAAGCTGCCCATCCTCGGCACGATCCCTGATATTCCACTTGATGAAAAACAACTTGCTGATATCGAAGATATGATGAGTAAAATTAAAGATCAAGAGAAATTGAAGGAATTAACAACGACTCAGCGGCAGATGGTTGCACGTCTCGTACCGCATTACAGTCCTAAATCGCCAATTGCTGAAGCATACAGAACCTTCAGAACTAATGCGGTGTCGCTTCCTTCGAAAGTACCTGGTAGTGGTAGAATCTTCCTTGTAACCAGTTCCGGTCCGAAAGAAGGAAAGTCTACCTCCAGCAGCAACCTTGCCATAACGTTGTCCCAGATGCGCTCAAAAACTGTACTTATTGACTGTGATATGAGACGACCAATGGTTCATAACCTGTTCATGGTCTCGAGAGAGAACGGACTATCTCTATATTTAACAAAAGATGATATTGATATACACGATATTATCAAACCTTCGGGCATGGACAATCTGGATATCATCACCGCAGGTCATGTTCCACCGAATCCCTCAGAGTTGCTTTCATCGAGAAAGATGGATGAGCTCTTTGCAAAACTGCGCGAAGAATATGATTATGTCATTGTCGACTCTCCACCTATCATTGCTGTTACTGATGCCTTGATCCTAGCAAAGAAGGTTGATCAGCTTGTACTCGTCATACGTATTAATTCAACGGAGAGAGAGATCATAGAACAAGCCAAAAATCTCCTGCGAAATATTGATACCCAGGCAGCCGGAGTTGTTGTTAACGGAATCGAGGTAAAGAAATACTACAGCGGATATAAATATTACTATTACTACTATTATTATTACTACGCTGACGACGAAAAAGGTGCAAAAAAGAAAAAGAGAAAAAGTAAAGGTCACACAAGACTCACCAGCAAAGCTTAA
- the ispE gene encoding 4-(cytidine 5'-diphospho)-2-C-methyl-D-erythritol kinase translates to MQKRKREKVKVTQDSPAKLNLFLDLLHKRDDGFHEIETIIAPITLADHLIFRLTDKTEVKIYCTSETLQESENIIYKIARYLKDTYNVKNGVEIKLKKNIPIAAGLGGGSSNAATTIDVLNEMWNLGLSHNDLHEVVARFGSDINFFLEDQTAFLSGRGEITKERFPNPHIEHILLVNPGIEIASRNAYSWSVIEDTHEKQKSAMINAFSVNDIETICKNLYNGLEQGVFAHYPLLQEIKTQLIDQGALGSLMSGSGSTIFGIFPSREKLQMAKKYFKKYNYWVYETKIG, encoded by the coding sequence GTGCAAAAAAGAAAAAGAGAAAAAGTAAAGGTCACACAAGACTCACCAGCAAAGCTTAATCTCTTTCTTGATCTCCTTCATAAAAGGGATGACGGCTTTCATGAAATAGAAACTATAATTGCGCCTATTACCCTTGCAGATCATCTTATATTTAGATTGACAGATAAAACAGAGGTGAAAATTTATTGCACCTCTGAAACACTTCAAGAATCAGAGAATATCATCTACAAAATCGCTCGTTATTTAAAAGATACATATAATGTGAAAAATGGTGTTGAAATTAAACTAAAGAAGAATATCCCAATTGCCGCAGGCTTGGGTGGCGGTAGTTCAAACGCAGCTACGACAATTGATGTTTTAAATGAAATGTGGAATCTTGGTTTATCCCACAATGATTTGCATGAGGTTGTCGCACGTTTCGGAAGCGACATCAATTTCTTTTTAGAAGACCAAACTGCATTCCTGTCGGGTCGAGGTGAAATTACCAAGGAAAGATTCCCAAATCCGCACATTGAACATATTCTCCTTGTTAATCCCGGCATTGAGATCGCAAGCAGAAATGCCTATTCCTGGTCTGTTATAGAAGATACTCACGAGAAGCAGAAATCAGCAATGATCAACGCGTTCTCTGTTAATGATATTGAGACAATATGTAAGAATCTGTATAACGGACTCGAACAGGGTGTTTTTGCCCACTACCCTCTTTTACAGGAAATAAAAACTCAATTAATTGATCAAGGTGCATTGGGAAGCCTTATGTCTGGGAGTGGTTCGACTATTTTCGGCATTTTCCCATCCCGCGAGAAGCTTCAAATGGCAAAAAAGTATTTCAAGAAATATAATTACTGGGTTTATGAAACCAAAATTGGATAA
- a CDS encoding ribose-phosphate pyrophosphokinase: MKSKIHIFTGNSNPELALKVAEHAGLPLSRAEVFKFSNDNTFVKILDNVRGTDVFIVQPTCIPVNDNVMELLIMIDALHRASAGRITAVIPYYGYARSDKKDQPRVPITAKLVANLLTVAGADRVVTFDLHAEQIQGFFDIPVDHLSMLPIFLSYFQPLNLKDCVVVAPDTGGTQRARMLGKGLNATIAIGDKRRIGNRGKLELLNVVGDVKNKNTIIIDDIIDSGNSVIKMADALKNESAKKVYCACTHAVLSGDAIERIDRSNIHELVVTDSIPLGEKKHKSSKIKQLSIASLLAQAILRIHNEESVSVLFKIEDEVT, from the coding sequence ATGAAATCAAAAATTCATATCTTTACGGGAAATTCAAATCCCGAATTAGCCCTGAAGGTTGCTGAACATGCAGGACTGCCGCTGAGTCGTGCCGAGGTTTTTAAATTCTCCAATGATAATACTTTTGTTAAAATCCTCGATAACGTTCGTGGAACAGATGTGTTCATTGTTCAGCCGACATGCATTCCGGTCAACGACAATGTCATGGAACTTCTTATCATGATCGATGCCCTGCATAGAGCTTCTGCAGGAAGAATCACTGCGGTCATACCTTATTACGGTTATGCTCGTTCTGATAAAAAAGACCAGCCAAGAGTTCCTATCACTGCAAAGCTTGTGGCAAACCTTTTAACGGTTGCCGGTGCAGACAGGGTTGTTACTTTTGACCTTCACGCCGAGCAAATCCAGGGATTCTTCGACATACCCGTTGACCACCTTTCGATGCTTCCAATATTCCTCAGCTATTTCCAGCCGTTGAACCTGAAAGATTGCGTTGTTGTAGCACCAGATACAGGTGGAACCCAGCGAGCACGTATGCTTGGTAAAGGGCTCAACGCAACAATTGCAATTGGTGATAAGCGTAGGATCGGAAATCGCGGCAAACTGGAACTGCTAAATGTAGTTGGAGATGTTAAGAATAAAAACACCATAATCATTGACGACATTATCGATTCTGGAAATTCTGTCATCAAAATGGCTGATGCACTTAAGAATGAAAGTGCAAAAAAAGTCTATTGCGCATGCACTCATGCAGTACTGAGTGGTGATGCGATCGAAAGAATCGATAGGTCAAATATACACGAACTTGTTGTCACTGATTCAATTCCTCTGGGAGAAAAGAAGCACAAAAGCTCAAAAATAAAACAGCTTTCAATTGCATCTCTTCTTGCTCAGGCAATCCTAAGAATTCATAATGAGGAATCGGTCAGTGTCCTATTCAAAATAGAAGATGAGGTTACATAA
- a CDS encoding 50S ribosomal protein L25, which produces MKIKAVKRETGKKAAKKTRSEDKIPAILYGSDMESMPLEINYSDFYHYYKESLGHQSFIFLQIGRKEHRCLVRDMQIDPVTREIVHLDFMEVSAGHKLDVDIPVVTLGDAPGIKEGGMLESGIRELQVRCLPKDLPDVIEIDVSQLQIGDSIHIEDIQEKYPDVEFLQPLNTTLVSVLIPKMEIEEAPEEEELAEGEEPAEEAEEKSAEDSEEESE; this is translated from the coding sequence ATGAAAATTAAAGCAGTAAAAAGAGAAACTGGAAAAAAGGCTGCCAAAAAGACGCGCAGTGAAGACAAAATTCCAGCAATTCTGTATGGATCTGATATGGAATCCATGCCCCTGGAAATTAATTATTCCGATTTCTATCATTATTATAAAGAGAGTCTTGGTCATCAGAGCTTTATCTTTCTTCAGATTGGAAGAAAGGAGCACCGGTGTTTAGTTCGAGACATGCAGATCGATCCGGTTACGCGAGAAATTGTACATCTTGATTTTATGGAAGTTTCCGCAGGACATAAACTCGATGTTGATATCCCTGTTGTTACACTCGGTGATGCCCCCGGTATCAAAGAGGGTGGCATGCTTGAATCAGGAATTCGTGAACTCCAGGTGAGATGTTTACCCAAAGACCTACCGGACGTTATAGAAATAGATGTTTCCCAGCTTCAAATTGGTGATTCTATTCATATTGAAGATATCCAGGAAAAATATCCTGATGTCGAATTCCTTCAACCCCTGAATACAACCTTGGTCTCAGTCCTTATACCTAAGATGGAGATTGAAGAAGCTCCTGAAGAGGAAGAACTGGCTGAAGGTGAAGAACCTGCTGAAGAAGCTGAAGAAAAGAGTGCAGAAGATTCTGAAGAAGAATCTGAATAA
- a CDS encoding aminoacyl-tRNA hydrolase: MKLIVGLGNPGPEYQFTRHNVGFMVLGALCEKLRVPRFKKIKNYLLARKGEWLFLKPLTYMNLSGLAVSAVMEEFDVKKSDLLIILDDVYIPLGSLRIRRRGSDAGHNGLTSVIEALDSENFPRMRIGILPEGFESASGLDMPLEEFVLMNFSDNETKRIEEVIPTAVELTSYFIYQNYEKMSAAYSRLCSLSVE, encoded by the coding sequence GTGAAACTCATTGTCGGGCTTGGTAATCCGGGACCTGAATATCAATTCACACGGCACAATGTCGGATTTATGGTTCTCGGTGCACTGTGTGAAAAACTACGGGTTCCTCGGTTTAAAAAAATCAAGAACTATCTCCTTGCTCGAAAAGGTGAGTGGCTTTTTCTCAAACCGCTCACCTATATGAATCTTTCAGGACTGGCAGTTTCAGCAGTCATGGAAGAATTCGATGTAAAAAAAAGCGATCTTTTAATTATATTAGATGATGTGTATATCCCGCTGGGGAGTTTAAGGATTCGACGGCGCGGTTCTGATGCCGGACATAATGGTCTCACATCAGTGATCGAAGCCCTGGATTCAGAAAATTTCCCCAGAATGCGTATTGGGATTCTTCCTGAAGGTTTTGAATCGGCTTCCGGGTTAGATATGCCCTTGGAAGAATTTGTTCTCATGAATTTTTCTGATAACGAAACGAAGCGTATAGAGGAAGTAATCCCTACAGCCGTGGAACTCACATCATACTTTATATATCAAAATTATGAAAAAATGAGTGCTGCATACAGCAGACTCTGTTCCTTATCCGTGGAATGA
- the rpsF gene encoding 30S ribosomal protein S6, translated as MKKSYESMIIIKPLSEEETNQTLDKVKNFLTEHEAEIDNVNIWGLRKLAYEIEKHNEGFYAILYFSLDPSHIKALENFYRLNENIIRFNVIKKEKD; from the coding sequence ATGAAAAAATCATACGAATCGATGATCATCATCAAACCTCTATCTGAAGAAGAAACAAACCAGACACTTGACAAAGTCAAAAATTTCCTTACTGAACATGAAGCTGAGATCGATAATGTGAATATCTGGGGATTACGTAAACTCGCTTATGAGATCGAAAAGCATAATGAAGGCTTCTATGCCATCCTCTATTTCTCACTTGATCCCAGTCACATTAAAGCTTTGGAAAATTTCTACCGATTGAACGAAAACATCATAAGATTCAACGTTATTAAAAAAGAAAAAGACTAA
- a CDS encoding single-stranded DNA-binding protein: MAKKLNLPRINNVIVSGRLTRDVELRYTGSGTPVATMSIAVDRVYRDSDNNWQTDTSFFRVVAWARLAERVSETLSKGSPVIIEGTLQSRTWQDKDDNNRTSTEIVANRIQNLEREAQDGEQEQRTETSNQEPEDDIPF; encoded by the coding sequence ATGGCAAAAAAACTAAATCTGCCGAGAATTAACAATGTGATCGTCTCAGGACGATTAACACGGGATGTCGAACTCCGATATACCGGTTCTGGAACACCTGTTGCCACAATGAGTATTGCAGTGGACAGAGTGTACCGCGATTCCGATAACAACTGGCAAACAGACACGAGTTTCTTTCGTGTCGTTGCATGGGCTCGTCTTGCTGAACGCGTCTCAGAGACACTGTCCAAAGGTTCTCCTGTAATTATTGAAGGTACGCTTCAGTCACGAACCTGGCAGGACAAAGACGACAATAACCGCACCTCAACTGAGATCGTGGCAAATCGTATACAGAATCTTGAGCGCGAAGCCCAGGATGGTGAGCAGGAACAAAGAACCGAAACGTCAAATCAGGAACCGGAAGACGACATACCATTCTAA
- a CDS encoding 30S ribosomal protein S18 yields MRKNIRKRYCKFCKYPETEIDYKNTDVLRKYIIESGKIIPRKITGTCSKHQRKLAREIKRARQMALIPYIG; encoded by the coding sequence ATGAGAAAAAACATAAGAAAAAGATATTGCAAATTCTGCAAGTATCCTGAAACAGAAATTGACTACAAGAATACTGACGTACTGCGCAAGTACATCATTGAATCCGGGAAGATCATTCCAAGAAAGATAACCGGCACCTGCAGTAAACACCAGAGAAAACTCGCTCGAGAAATCAAAAGAGCCAGACAAATGGCTCTCATTCCCTATATCGGCTAA
- a CDS encoding DUF2232 domain-containing protein translates to MILYCVLIAVVALFSRFFALLIAVPFVTKLIFVTDGQEIETTSKSPALLQYLGIFTAICALLVIVNVLPLIQAFEIWISVGVSPLVFASALLKYKKYEPAFLLTMIPGLLFIGLKNLFFFPFIKLVAEESTQLFLSSIENVFSPEMLESMYPTFEKMQNMMIYGNASIWMTSIVFGVFFGALLFSRRNSLKWHFNSIKFPYYIQIGIAIGLILFIIKFRAFSYNVLFIVGLILLIQGYSVLYCYVEAILNRSKFLGIIMLIIPLFSYILLLVISVAGLLDNWLPLRKFAHHRGDT, encoded by the coding sequence ATGATCCTGTACTGTGTTCTCATTGCAGTTGTAGCGCTTTTCTCCAGATTTTTTGCGCTTCTTATTGCGGTTCCTTTTGTCACAAAACTGATTTTTGTAACTGATGGGCAGGAGATTGAAACAACATCAAAGTCTCCTGCTCTTCTCCAATATCTGGGGATATTTACAGCGATCTGCGCACTGCTAGTCATTGTTAATGTGCTGCCATTGATCCAGGCATTTGAAATATGGATCAGTGTTGGCGTGAGCCCTTTGGTTTTTGCTTCGGCACTTCTTAAATACAAAAAATACGAGCCTGCGTTTCTACTCACAATGATACCAGGATTGCTTTTCATCGGTTTGAAAAATCTGTTCTTCTTCCCCTTTATAAAATTAGTGGCAGAAGAAAGCACACAACTCTTTTTGAGCAGCATCGAGAATGTTTTTTCACCAGAAATGCTGGAGTCGATGTATCCGACATTCGAAAAAATGCAGAATATGATGATTTACGGAAATGCCTCGATCTGGATGACGAGTATTGTTTTCGGCGTCTTTTTTGGCGCATTACTCTTTTCAAGAAGAAATTCACTGAAATGGCATTTCAACAGCATCAAATTTCCATACTACATACAGATTGGTATCGCGATTGGATTGATATTATTCATTATAAAATTCAGAGCTTTCAGCTACAATGTACTCTTCATTGTTGGTTTAATCCTTCTTATCCAGGGCTATTCTGTACTGTACTGCTATGTGGAAGCCATTCTGAACCGAAGTAAATTCCTTGGGATCATTATGCTGATAATTCCGCTTTTCAGCTATATATTATTACTTGTTATCTCAGTTGCAGGGCTTCTTGACAACTGGTTACCATTACGAAAATTTGCACATCATAGAGGAGATACATAA
- a CDS encoding 50S ribosomal protein L9 produces the protein MKIILKKNLENLGSVGEIVKVADGYARNFLFPKGFAIPATDKNKKLIEKFKEEEEKRLAEELKMAEMVMKQIEKTSILFTRLSDENGHLYGSVNEQDIVNELKEKDLIIDKHNVKMEQHIKELGDHEVTIELKGDIKGTLKIKVEKEEKE, from the coding sequence ATGAAAATAATTTTAAAGAAAAATTTAGAAAATCTTGGGTCTGTCGGCGAGATCGTAAAGGTCGCAGACGGCTATGCCCGAAACTTTCTCTTTCCAAAAGGTTTTGCAATTCCTGCAACCGATAAGAATAAGAAATTGATCGAAAAATTCAAAGAAGAAGAGGAAAAACGTCTTGCCGAAGAACTGAAGATGGCAGAAATGGTCATGAAGCAAATCGAAAAGACATCCATCCTTTTCACGCGTCTTTCTGATGAAAACGGACACCTGTATGGCTCGGTAAATGAGCAGGATATCGTGAATGAACTCAAAGAAAAAGATTTAATTATTGACAAGCATAACGTCAAAATGGAACAACATATTAAAGAGCTTGGTGATCATGAGGTGACCATTGAGCTCAAAGGTGATATCAAAGGAACCTTGAAGATAAAGGTTGAAAAAGAAGAGAAAGAGTAA
- a CDS encoding DUF721 domain-containing protein codes for MSSFVKISSVIENLIQNLSDKGFSREIKIAFLWRRIVGDILDNKTRILKFENGILYIVVENNIWLQELVLKKTEILEQLNGQLDPTHQIKNIIFSLSGKKINA; via the coding sequence ATGTCCTCATTTGTAAAAATTAGCTCAGTAATAGAAAACCTTATTCAGAACCTTTCTGATAAAGGATTTTCTCGTGAAATAAAAATAGCGTTCCTCTGGAGGAGAATTGTCGGAGATATTCTCGATAACAAAACCAGGATCCTGAAATTTGAAAATGGCATTCTGTACATTGTCGTCGAGAACAATATCTGGCTTCAGGAACTTGTGCTTAAGAAAACTGAAATCCTTGAACAGCTTAATGGACAACTTGACCCAACCCATCAGATCAAGAACATTATTTTTTCTCTTTCGGGCAAAAAAATAAACGCATAA
- the rpe gene encoding ribulose-phosphate 3-epimerase, translating to MKYKIAASILSSDFLHLEKEIKAVEYAGADMLHLDIMDGHFVPNLTFGPGIVQQVRSITELPLDAHLMITNPADFIDIFIDAGVNYLSFHIETDSNYITLFRRIRQRGVKAGIAINPETPLDALPSVLSEIDYVLIMSVHPGFGGQSFIEDSVEKVRKAKQIIGDRQIEIEIDGGVNFETAKPVKEAGVNILVAGSFIFKSINYKKTIAGLRNV from the coding sequence ATGAAATATAAGATCGCTGCTTCGATTCTATCATCGGATTTTCTTCATCTTGAGAAAGAAATCAAAGCCGTTGAATATGCCGGTGCTGACATGCTTCATCTCGATATAATGGATGGCCATTTTGTACCGAACCTGACCTTTGGTCCCGGCATTGTGCAACAAGTGCGTTCAATTACCGAACTCCCACTCGATGCACATCTTATGATCACAAACCCTGCAGATTTTATTGATATCTTTATCGATGCTGGAGTCAACTACCTGTCCTTCCACATTGAAACCGATTCGAACTACATTACCTTATTCAGACGCATCAGACAACGCGGTGTAAAAGCAGGTATTGCGATAAATCCAGAAACTCCCCTTGACGCTCTTCCCTCTGTACTCAGTGAAATTGATTATGTGCTTATAATGTCCGTTCATCCGGGCTTTGGCGGACAGTCATTCATTGAAGATTCAGTTGAGAAAGTGAGAAAAGCAAAGCAGATCATCGGAGATCGACAAATCGAGATAGAGATCGACGGTGGTGTAAATTTTGAAACTGCAAAACCGGTAAAGGAAGCCGGGGTAAACATACTCGTGGCAGGAAGTTTTATCTTTAAGAGCATTAACTACAAAAAAACCATAGCAGGACTTCGCAATGTTTGA
- the ffh gene encoding signal recognition particle protein, which translates to MFESLTDKLNAVFSKLKSRGKLSEKDIRQGLREIRLALLEADVNYKIVKDFTKAVEKKALGERVQKSLTPGQQIVKIVNEELVSLMTPDTEEKPLPKNRTSKMMIVGLQGSGKTTACGKLALHFKKHGYEPLLVAADVYRPAAIKQLQTLGKSIDIPVYTEETAKVTRIAKGALKFAEREFKNLVIFDTAGRLHVDERMMVEVEELAKAIKPDQILYVADAMTGQDAVNSAREFNERLDLSGIILTKLDGDARGGAALSVLAVTGKPIRYVSVGEKLSDLEAFHPDRIASRILGMGDVLSLIEKAEATFEKEEAEKLEKKLRKNLFTLDDFLDQLRKMQSMGPMDEILKMLPGSNSKMMKNIKVDESEIKHIEAIILSMTQKEREHPDIINGSRRQRIAQGSGTSLQRVNQLLKQFDQMKKMMKRFNKGNFNMGKKMFPM; encoded by the coding sequence ATGTTTGAATCACTGACCGATAAACTCAACGCCGTTTTCTCAAAACTCAAATCGCGAGGCAAACTATCCGAAAAAGATATCAGGCAAGGGCTTCGCGAAATCAGGCTTGCGCTCCTCGAGGCAGATGTCAATTATAAGATCGTAAAGGACTTCACAAAAGCTGTCGAGAAAAAAGCTCTTGGAGAACGAGTTCAAAAATCTCTTACACCAGGACAGCAGATCGTCAAAATCGTCAATGAAGAACTTGTCTCATTGATGACACCTGATACGGAAGAAAAGCCGCTTCCTAAAAATAGGACATCAAAAATGATGATCGTTGGATTGCAGGGTTCTGGAAAAACAACTGCCTGCGGCAAACTTGCATTGCATTTTAAAAAGCATGGTTATGAACCATTACTCGTTGCTGCAGATGTGTACAGACCTGCTGCCATCAAACAACTTCAGACACTCGGGAAATCAATCGATATTCCGGTCTATACAGAAGAAACAGCGAAGGTCACGAGAATTGCAAAAGGAGCTTTGAAGTTTGCAGAAAGAGAATTTAAGAACCTTGTGATCTTTGATACTGCGGGTCGTTTGCATGTTGATGAGAGAATGATGGTCGAGGTGGAAGAACTTGCAAAAGCGATCAAACCCGACCAGATACTTTATGTTGCTGATGCAATGACCGGACAGGATGCAGTCAACAGTGCTCGTGAATTCAATGAACGGCTCGACCTTTCGGGTATTATTCTTACCAAGCTGGATGGCGATGCTCGTGGGGGCGCAGCACTCTCTGTTTTGGCTGTTACCGGAAAACCAATACGCTATGTCAGTGTCGGGGAAAAACTCAGCGACCTTGAAGCGTTCCACCCAGACAGAATCGCATCGCGTATTCTCGGCATGGGAGATGTACTTTCACTTATCGAAAAAGCAGAGGCGACCTTCGAGAAAGAGGAAGCTGAAAAACTCGAGAAAAAACTCCGTAAAAACCTCTTCACTCTCGATGACTTCCTTGATCAACTCAGAAAAATGCAAAGCATGGGTCCAATGGATGAAATACTGAAAATGCTTCCGGGCAGCAATTCAAAAATGATGAAGAATATCAAAGTGGATGAATCCGAGATCAAGCATATCGAGGCAATTATTCTCTCCATGACACAAAAAGAGCGGGAGCATCCTGATATCATAAACGGCAGCAGACGCCAGCGAATTGCGCAGGGCAGCGGCACTTCGTTGCAGCGTGTGAACCAGCTCCTTAAACAGTTCGATCAAATGAAAAAAATGATGAAACGATTTAACAAAGGTAATTTCAATATGGGAAAAAAGATGTTCCCGATGTAA